A stretch of DNA from Microlunatus sp. Gsoil 973:
AGCCTGGGTCCTGCTCGGGTTGATCGGCGTGATGCTGCTGCTCGGGCTCTATTTGATCATTCCGCAGTTCCACTGAGGCTTCGACCGGCACCCGCACAGGAGGACTCGGCATGTGGTGGCACGCGCTCATCGGGATCGCTGTAGGGCTGCTGGTCGCGTACCTGATCCTGCTCGGCCTGCTGTGGCTGGCCTCCCGCCGAGCCGGCGATCCGGTCCGGCTTCGCGAGGGCATGCGACTGTTGCCCGACCTGATCCGGCTGATCCGTCGCCTGGTCGCCGATCCCGACCTGCCCCGAGGCGTGCGCGTCCGGCTGGCACTGTTGCTGGGCTATCTGCTGCTACCCGTCGACCTGGTGCCGGACTTCATCCCGGTTCTCGGTTACGCCGATGACGCCATCATTCTCGTCATCGCCCTCCGTTCCATCACCCGCCGAGCCGGTCCGGAGGCTCTCACCCGACACTGGCCGGGAACGCCGGCCGGTCTCGCCGCGGTGCGCCGCTTCGCCGGCCTGCCGGCGGAGTAACACGACGACGGCCGGTCAGGAGAAGTCACCGACACAGATCGCGTAGTCGGCGACCCGCTCGAATCCGACCCGCTCAGCGACGGCGATCGACGGCAGGTTCGTCGCCCACGCATCCCAGTACGCGACCAGCCCGCGCCGTACGCACTCCGCGACGAACGCGCTCGCGGTCAGCGTCGCCAGTCCGCGCCGACGGTATCCGGGCTGGGTCTCGATGCCGGTCCCGCAGTGCCGCGCACTGCGGTACTCGGCGGTGCACCAACAGGCGATCGTCGATGCGGTGTGCGCGACGTAGCCGAAGCCCCTGTGCTGGAACTCCCGCACTGACGGCCATCCCGATTCAATCTCGGCGACGACGTCGGAGAATCCGGACAGGGCGGACAGGTCGCCGAATCGCTCGGTGATCGACGCTATGCCGAAACCCTCCGGCAGTCGCTCCGAGCGATCCTGCGGGTTCGGCCGGGCCAGCCGGTAAAGGACCCGATCGCGTCGCTCCAGGTCCCGGTCGGGGAAGACCGCGGCTGCGGTGGCTTCGGAAAGGTACAACTTCAGGAATCCCGGACGGGAGGGCGCGACCACTTCGTCGAACAGCTGCCGCCAGGCTCGAGCCTCGTCACCGACCGCACCGGCCAGGTAGACGGTATGGCTGCCGTCCCAGATGAGTGAAGCCGCGGGGACGGCGACGTCGTCGACCCAGACCCGGGCCGGCGTGGCACCGGCGACCATCGCATCGACGACGAAGCCCAGATACTCGGCATCGAACAGCCGACGGATGCCGAGAGCTTCATCGGTGGGCACCAAGATCACGACGCGAGCGTAGCGGGGTGCGGCTTCGCCGGGAGACTCCTGGAGCGGAGTCCCCCGGCACTCGGCCTGGTCAGGGGCGGAGGCGGCGGGATTTGAACCCGCGATGGGCTTTAAGACCCAAACCCGCTTAGCAGGCGGGCGCCATAGACCGGACTAGGCGACGCCTCCCGACCGATTCGGCCCCATGGCCAACACCGCAACCACTCAGGGCAGTCACAGACGGTGGTGCATGGAACGCCCGGCAAGACTACCGATTGGACCCGCACCTGAGCAAAAATGGGCCGACTGACGGCTGGGTCAGCTCTCCGGTAAGGTCCGCGAGGTACGGAACTCTCCCACCGTGCACCTAAAGTTGAGACGGCCCTGCCGCGACCAGGCACCGGCCGGCTGACTGACTGAACTCAAAACTGGCGCCAACCGGCGAGGAGAGTACGTGGCCGAGGACGACTGGAACTGGGAGTTGCCCAGGCGCGCCCTGGAGCCACAGCACGGTCCCGACCGCCCCCGCCCGCGCCGGGCACGCCGGGCCGCGCCCGAGGAGGGCATTGCGGGCGGCTTCCGTCGCAGCGTCCTCTTCACCATCCTAGGCTCCTTCCTTCCCGGTCTCGGTCTGATCGCAGCCCGCCGGCGACTGGTCGGCGGCATCATCCTCGCGGCGTTCCTCACCCTGGTGCTCGGCGGCCTGATCTGGGCACTTGCGGATCCGCGGTCACTGCTGGCCACCGCTGTCGATCCCGGCCTACTCAAGTTGATCACAGTCGGACTGATCGTGCTCGGCGTGGTCTGGGTGCTGGTGATCATCGCCAGCCATCTCAGCCTGACCCGGGGACCGTTGCGGCGCGGTCAGCGGGTCGGCGCCAGCATCCTGGTCGGTGCACTGACCTTCGTGATCGCCGCACCGGTGGCCGTCGGCGCCCGCTACAGCTATGACCAGGCCAGCCTGGTGTCGACCGTCTTCCACCAGCAGAAGCACTCCGAGAGCGCGACGCGGCCGAGTGCTGAGCCGACCGCCAAGTCCGACCCGTGGAAGAACAAGCCGCGTGTCAACATCCTGCTCCTCGGCGGTGACGCTGGTCCGGACCGCACCGGGACGCGGACCGATACCGTGATGATCGCCAGCATCGATACCAAGACCGGCGACACGACCTTGATCAGTCTGCCGCGCAACACCGCGCGGATGCCGTTCCCGCCGAAGTCCCCGCTGGCCAAGTACTACCCGAATGGATTCACCAACGGTGACGGCAACAATGCCGAGTACTTCCTGAACGCGATGTACGACAACGTGCCCGCGACGGTGCCCAAGAACATCCTCGGCAAGACCGACAATCTCGGCGCCGACGTGCTCAAGCTGTCGGTCGGCGAGGCGATCGGGCTCAAGATCGACTACTACGTGTTGATCGATCTTGCCGGGTTCAAGAAGTTGATCGACGCACTCGGCGGGATCACAGTCAACATCAACACCTACGTCGCGATCGGTGGGAGCACCGACGAGCACCGGCCGCCGAACTCCTGGCTGCACCCGGGTGCCAACCAGCACCTCAACGGCGCCAAGGCGCTCTGGTTCGCCCGCGGCCGCTACGGTGCCGACGACTTCCAGCGGATGGACCGACAACGCTGCGTGGTGGACGCGATCATCCAGCAGGCCAATCCGGCCAACGTGCTGACCCGCTACGAGGCGATCGCCCGAGCGGGCAAGGAGATCGTCAAGACCGACATCCCCCAGGAAGCTCTGCCCGCCTTCGTCGAACTGAGCATGCGGGCCAAGAAGGGCAACGTACGCAGCCTGGTCTTCAAGCACGGTGTCAACGGATTCTCCAGTCCCGACCCGGATTTCGATCTGGTACGCCACCAGGTCGCCAAGGCGATCGACGAAACGGTCCATCCCCCCAAGAAGGCCAAGAAGCCGGGCAAGTCCGGTTCGGCCAAGGGCTCCGGCGGATCGTCATCATCCCGGACGTCGCCCTCGCCGCAGAGTGAGTCGGCCGCAGACGCCTGTGCGTTCGATCCGCAGATGGCCGCGAACGCCCAGCCTCCGGGCTGATCCTGTGCTGTCTGAGTCCTTCGAACAGCGGTCGCGGTCTGTGCTCAGAGGTCGCGGTAGCCGCGGCTCTGGTCGAGCCGGGCGACCAGCGCGCCCGACAGCCGCTGGAGCACCGGGTCTCCGGCACCCCGCGGACTGTCGATCTTGAGCGCTGCCTGCCGATCCCGCCGATTGAGATAGATCGTCTGACCCGCAGCCGAGACGTCGTCGATCTCCGACCAGGCCGCTGACGCCGACCGCCCACCACTGGTGATCATGATGTGCTCCCGGTCCAGGACGACCCTGGTGGTCACCCGTCTCCCGACGGCCATCGTGGCCACGATCACTCCGGCGCCGACCAGCATGACGGCGACACCGGCGATGATCAGATAGGACTTCCCGAACGCCAGACCGAGGCCGAGGAGGACTGCGCCGAGCCCGTCGACCACGGCAACGTTGCGAAACGTCTTCACCGGCGGAGCCGGCGCCAGGACGTAGGACTCCTCGGTCACGTGTCCCCTCTTCCAAGCTGTCGACTGCGGCGAGGGTGGGATTCGAACCCACGGAACGGTTTGAGCCGCTCGGCCGCTTTCAAGGCGGCTGCACTAGTCCACTATGCGACCTCGCCGGGTGGCCCATCGCCGGTGATGGAACCAGTGGGTGATCCTACGGGAGAAGCAGGATCTTGCCGACATTCTCCCCGGACTCCAGCCTGGAATGAGCCTGGGCGGCGTCGGCCAGACCGAACCGCGTCTCCGGCGCCGCCCTGATCCGGCCGGCGGCGTACATCGGCCACACCGTGTCGGCCACCCGAGCGACGATCGCGGCCTTCTGTTCCACCGGGCGTCCGCGCAGTGAGGTGGCGGTCACCGAGCACCGCCGACTGAGCAGCCGTCCGAGGTCGAGCTCGGCACGCGACCCGCCCTGCAGGCCGATGATCACCAGCCGGCCGTCGGGTGCCAGGGCAGCGGTGTTGGCGTCGAGATACTTCGCGCCCATGTTGTCCAGGATCACGTCGACGCCGCGGCCGGTGAAGTCGGCGATCGCCGCAGACCAGTCGTCGCGATAGCTGACCGCAAGATCGGCGCCGAGTGCGCGGCAGTGATCCAACTTCTTCGGGCTGCCGGCGGTGGCGATGACGGTCGCGCCGAGTTGCTTGGCGTACTGGATGGCGAAGGAACCGATACCGCCCGCGCCGCCGTGCACCAGAAACGTCTCACCGTCATCGAGCCCGACCAGGTCGGCATTGGAGACGACGGTCGCGGCGACCTCCAGCAACCCACCCGCGGTGACCAGATCGATTCCGTCCGGCGGCCGGACGACCTGACCTGCCGGCACGGCAACGCGTTCCGCATAGCCGCCGCCGGCCAGCAGCGCGACGCACGGGTCCCCGACCTGCCAACCGTCGACCTCCCCGCCGACGGCCGCGATCCTCCCCGAGCACTCCAGGCCGATGATGCCGGAGGCACCCGGCGGCGGCGGGTAGACCCCGATCCGCTGCTGCAGATCGGCCCGGTTGACCCCCGCAGCGACGACCTCGACCAGCAGTTCGCCCGGCCCGGGGACGGGATCGGCCACCTCGTCGAGCTGCAACACCTCAGGGCCGCCGGGCTGATCCACCGTGATTGCACGCATGTCCGCAGTCTGCCCGGCGGGCAGCGGGCGTGCTCGTCAGGGTCGCCCGGTCGGCCCGGTTCGGCGGGATGACGGTGCGCTGAGGCCAGACTTTGATGGAACGCCTTTGCGAAATGCTGCGCAGGCCGTAGGTTGTTAAACCATTAATCGTTTGACGGGCGGCCGCGGATCTGCAGGGCACCTGCGGCGCCCCGGTCACCGGGGAACAGTGTGGCTTGCCGACAGGAGACTTGCCGATCAGACGGATCGAACCGGCGCAGGGCGCGGTCGGGCAGGAGGTGACGATGCGGGACAAGGCTGGGAAGCCCGCTCGCACCACCTTGCGCATGGTCGCCGAGCTCGCCGGCGTCTCCACTGCGACAGTCTCCTACGTGCTGTCCGGCCGGACGGGCGGACGCACCGGAGTCTCCGAGGCGACGATGGCCCGCGTCCGGCTGGCTGCGCAGGAGCTCAACTATCACCCCAACCAGGCCGCAAGGGCGATCCGTACCGGCAAGACCAATCTGGTGCTGCTCTCCCTGACGATGCTGTCCGATCCGTGGGCCCAGGAGGTCGGCCGGGCGGTCAGCGCGGCGGTGACACCTGCCGGTCTGACGGCGCTGATCCTGGCCGACGGTGACTGGGCGACTGCGATCACCCGTCAACCTTGCGACGTTGCCTTCATCGACAGCGCAAGGACCGCCGACCAGCGGGAAGTGCTCCGCCGACTCGCTCGCAGCGGTTACCGGCTGGTCGTGTTCGATGACGAGTTGGAACCGGACGGATTCGATGTCATCCGGTCCGAGGCGACCGAGGGCTGCCGGCTGGCTGTCCGCCACCTGCTCGAGTCCCATGATCGGATCGGTTGTCTGACCACCAGGATGGGTCGCAACCTGGAGCACCGCCGCTATGCGGTCTATCTCGAGGAACTCGAGGCGGCCGGGATCGCTCACCGCGAGGACTACGTCGAGACCATCGATCTCGACCCGACCAGCGCGTACGCCGCGGCGGTACGGATGCTCAGCAGTCCGGATCGGCCAACGGCCATCTATGCGATCTCCGACTTCGCAGCGATGAGCGCCGTCCAGGCCGCCCTTCGATTGCGACTGCGGGTTCCCGAGGACGTCGCGATCATCGGAGTCGGCAACACTGTGGAGGGTGAACGGATGGAGCCGTCGCTGTCCAGCGTCGGCCCGACCGACTTCTTCACGCGGCTTGCCGAGATCCTGCGGGACCGGGCCACCGGCGAACAACCCGGTTCGGGCACGCTGTACGACTTCAGCTGGTCACTGTTCGCCCGCGAGACGACGCTCGGCCAGCCCGTCGGATCGGCCCTGCCGTCCAACAGCACCACCAATCACTCCCGATCACATCGAACAGAAAGTTGACCATGAGCCAACAAGCGACATCGGTTGGTACCCGTGAACTGTCCATCGGCCTTGTCGGCTTCGGCATGCGCGCCGGACTCTGGCGCTATGCCCACCGGCCGGACGATCCGACGCTGCCCAGCCGCGTCACGATCGTCTGTGATGTCGGCGAACGCGGGCGGGCGGACGCCCGCAAGGCGCTACCGGAGGCCGAGATCACCGACGATCTTGATCGGCTTCTTGCCTCAGGCATCGACGCGGTGCTGGTGACCACTCCGGATGATCAACATTTCCCGGTGGCGCTGAAAGCGTTGCAGGCCGGGGTTGCGGTCTTCTGCGAGAAGCCGCTGGCGATCACCATCGAGGACTGTGACTCCCTGCTGCAGACCGCGATGCAGACCGGGACCCGGCTCTACGTCGGCCACAACATGCGTCACATGCCCATGGTCCGCCAGATGCGCGAGCTGATCACCAGTGGTCGGATCGGGGAGGTCAAGGCGATCTGGTGCCGGCACTTCGTGGGCAACGGCGGCGACTTCTACTTCAAGGACTGGCACGCCGATCGCAGCCGGTCCACCGGTCTGTTGCTGCAGAAGGGCGCCCATGATCTTGATGTGATCCACTGGCTGGCCGGAGGCTACAGCGAGACGGTGACGGCGATGGGCGACCTGATGGTCTACGGCAACATCGCCGATCGTGCCGATCACAGCGAGGAGCGGATGCCGGAGTGGTACAGCCTGGACAACTGGCCGCCGACCGAGCTCACCGGGCTGAACGAGGTGGTCGACGTCGAGGATGTGTCGATGATGCAGATGCGGCTGGACAACGGGGTGCTCGCGTCGTACGAGCAGTGTCATTTCACCCCGGACTACTGGCGCAACTACACGGTGATCGGCACCAGGGGCCGGATCGAGAATCTCGGTGACGGACCGGGCGACAAGATCGTGATCTGGGACCGCCGCCACGACGGCAGTGCCGAACCGGACGAGACGGTGATCATCGGTGCCGCCGACGGTGGCAGCCATGGTGGCGCCGATCCCCGGCTGATGGAGGAGTTCCTGCGGTTCGCGGCCGACGGTGGCATCACCGACACCTCGCCGGTGGCCGCCCGCCAGGCCGTGGCTGCGGGTGTCATCGCCACCCAGTCACTGCGCTCGGACAGCTCTGCCCGTCGAGTCCCGCCGCTCCCCCAGGAGTTGATCGACTACTTCGAGAACGGCCAGTCCCGCTGACACCCGCCGAGGGGTCACAAAATCCCTCATCTGGGCGGAGTGTCGCCGGGCGCGCTGCGCGCTGTCCGGCGACACGCCGCCCAGATTGAGGATTTTGTGACCCCTCGCCGTCTGGGGCGTCAGGAGGTCCAGGCGCGCCAGAGAGCCGCGTACTCACCGTCGGCCTCGAGCAGCTCGTGATGACTGCCCAGCTCGGCGATCCGACCATCGATCACCACCGCGATCCGATCGGCATCGTGCGCGGTGTGCAACCGGTGCGCGATCGCAACGACGGTCCGGTCCTCCAACAGCGCCGCCATCGAACCCTCCAGATGACGGGCGGTCCGCGGATCGATCAACGACGTCGCCTCGTCCAGTACCAGAGTGTGCGGATCCGCGACCACCAACCTGGCCAGCGCGATCTGCTGCGCCTGGGCCGGAGTCAGCGCCGCGTTGCCGGAGCCGATCATGGTGTCCAGACCGTTGGGCAGCCGTTCCACCCAGTCCCACGCGTCGACCGTCCTCAGTGCGTTGATCACCACCTCGTCGGGCGAGTCCTCCCGGGCCAGCACGATGTTGTCCCGGATGGTGCCCACGAACACGTGGTGTTCCTGGGTGACCAGTGACACCTCGGTCCGCAGTTGATCAAGCGGCAGCTTCACCAGATCCACGCCGCCGACGGTCACTCGGCCGGTGCGCGGCCCGTTGATGCCGGACAACAAGCGGCCGAGCGTCGACTTGCCCGAACCACTCGGGCCGACGATCGCCAACCGCTCACCCGGCTGCAGATCAAGATCAACACCGTGCAGGACGTCGTGCCCCTCGCGGTAGGCGAACCGCAGATCATCACCGTGCAGATGTGAATCGGCCGGCTGTTCTGCTCCCGGCTCCCGGTCCTGCGGCACCGCAGCGATACCCAGCAGACGGGTCGTCGAGGCGACCCCCACCTGCAACCGGTCGATGTTGTAGATCAACTGATCCAGCGGCCCGACGACGGCCTGGATGTACAGCGTCGCGGCCGTGATCTGGCCCAGGGTGACC
This window harbors:
- a CDS encoding YkvA family protein, producing the protein MWWHALIGIAVGLLVAYLILLGLLWLASRRAGDPVRLREGMRLLPDLIRLIRRLVADPDLPRGVRVRLALLLGYLLLPVDLVPDFIPVLGYADDAIILVIALRSITRRAGPEALTRHWPGTPAGLAAVRRFAGLPAE
- a CDS encoding GNAT family N-acetyltransferase, whose translation is MILVPTDEALGIRRLFDAEYLGFVVDAMVAGATPARVWVDDVAVPAASLIWDGSHTVYLAGAVGDEARAWRQLFDEVVAPSRPGFLKLYLSEATAAAVFPDRDLERRDRVLYRLARPNPQDRSERLPEGFGIASITERFGDLSALSGFSDVVAEIESGWPSVREFQHRGFGYVAHTASTIACWCTAEYRSARHCGTGIETQPGYRRRGLATLTASAFVAECVRRGLVAYWDAWATNLPSIAVAERVGFERVADYAICVGDFS
- a CDS encoding LCP family protein; this encodes MAEDDWNWELPRRALEPQHGPDRPRPRRARRAAPEEGIAGGFRRSVLFTILGSFLPGLGLIAARRRLVGGIILAAFLTLVLGGLIWALADPRSLLATAVDPGLLKLITVGLIVLGVVWVLVIIASHLSLTRGPLRRGQRVGASILVGALTFVIAAPVAVGARYSYDQASLVSTVFHQQKHSESATRPSAEPTAKSDPWKNKPRVNILLLGGDAGPDRTGTRTDTVMIASIDTKTGDTTLISLPRNTARMPFPPKSPLAKYYPNGFTNGDGNNAEYFLNAMYDNVPATVPKNILGKTDNLGADVLKLSVGEAIGLKIDYYVLIDLAGFKKLIDALGGITVNINTYVAIGGSTDEHRPPNSWLHPGANQHLNGAKALWFARGRYGADDFQRMDRQRCVVDAIIQQANPANVLTRYEAIARAGKEIVKTDIPQEALPAFVELSMRAKKGNVRSLVFKHGVNGFSSPDPDFDLVRHQVAKAIDETVHPPKKAKKPGKSGSAKGSGGSSSSRTSPSPQSESAADACAFDPQMAANAQPPG
- a CDS encoding NAD(P)H-quinone oxidoreductase translates to MRAITVDQPGGPEVLQLDEVADPVPGPGELLVEVVAAGVNRADLQQRIGVYPPPPGASGIIGLECSGRIAAVGGEVDGWQVGDPCVALLAGGGYAERVAVPAGQVVRPPDGIDLVTAGGLLEVAATVVSNADLVGLDDGETFLVHGGAGGIGSFAIQYAKQLGATVIATAGSPKKLDHCRALGADLAVSYRDDWSAAIADFTGRGVDVILDNMGAKYLDANTAALAPDGRLVIIGLQGGSRAELDLGRLLSRRCSVTATSLRGRPVEQKAAIVARVADTVWPMYAAGRIRAAPETRFGLADAAQAHSRLESGENVGKILLLP
- a CDS encoding LacI family DNA-binding transcriptional regulator, producing MRDKAGKPARTTLRMVAELAGVSTATVSYVLSGRTGGRTGVSEATMARVRLAAQELNYHPNQAARAIRTGKTNLVLLSLTMLSDPWAQEVGRAVSAAVTPAGLTALILADGDWATAITRQPCDVAFIDSARTADQREVLRRLARSGYRLVVFDDELEPDGFDVIRSEATEGCRLAVRHLLESHDRIGCLTTRMGRNLEHRRYAVYLEELEAAGIAHREDYVETIDLDPTSAYAAAVRMLSSPDRPTAIYAISDFAAMSAVQAALRLRLRVPEDVAIIGVGNTVEGERMEPSLSSVGPTDFFTRLAEILRDRATGEQPGSGTLYDFSWSLFARETTLGQPVGSALPSNSTTNHSRSHRTES
- a CDS encoding Gfo/Idh/MocA family protein is translated as MSQQATSVGTRELSIGLVGFGMRAGLWRYAHRPDDPTLPSRVTIVCDVGERGRADARKALPEAEITDDLDRLLASGIDAVLVTTPDDQHFPVALKALQAGVAVFCEKPLAITIEDCDSLLQTAMQTGTRLYVGHNMRHMPMVRQMRELITSGRIGEVKAIWCRHFVGNGGDFYFKDWHADRSRSTGLLLQKGAHDLDVIHWLAGGYSETVTAMGDLMVYGNIADRADHSEERMPEWYSLDNWPPTELTGLNEVVDVEDVSMMQMRLDNGVLASYEQCHFTPDYWRNYTVIGTRGRIENLGDGPGDKIVIWDRRHDGSAEPDETVIIGAADGGSHGGADPRLMEEFLRFAADGGITDTSPVAARQAVAAGVIATQSLRSDSSARRVPPLPQELIDYFENGQSR